One segment of Stenotrophomonas sp. SAU14A_NAIMI4_8 DNA contains the following:
- a CDS encoding MgtC/SapB family protein yields MNLDLHLPAFDAGATLASLLSLSTAFVLGGAIGLERQVRQRTAGLRTNTLVAVSAAVFVDLAVRYHGLHGGTPSPLHVVAYVISGVGFLGAGAIMKDGAQISGLNTAATLWGSAAVGACAGLKLFPEALLAAVFVLASNTLLRPVVNRIQRQPLPETFSEATYAINVVCQREQQAEVLDRLLLLLEQAQYPVRAVDQRPFGERDVEIEAVLYATTVDGTELDAVLAELAAQPGMLQGFWNATLEE; encoded by the coding sequence ATGAATCTCGATCTGCACCTGCCGGCATTCGATGCCGGCGCCACCCTGGCATCCCTGCTCAGCCTGTCCACCGCCTTTGTGCTGGGTGGCGCCATCGGTCTGGAACGGCAGGTTCGCCAGCGCACCGCCGGTCTGCGTACCAACACCCTGGTCGCGGTGAGCGCGGCGGTGTTCGTCGATCTGGCCGTGCGCTATCACGGCCTGCACGGCGGCACGCCGTCACCGCTGCACGTGGTCGCCTACGTGATTTCCGGCGTGGGCTTCCTCGGCGCCGGCGCCATCATGAAGGACGGCGCCCAGATATCGGGCCTGAACACCGCCGCGACACTGTGGGGTTCGGCCGCAGTCGGGGCCTGTGCGGGGCTGAAGCTGTTCCCCGAAGCGCTGCTGGCCGCCGTCTTCGTCCTCGCCTCGAACACCCTGCTGCGGCCGGTGGTCAACCGTATCCAGCGCCAGCCGCTGCCGGAAACCTTCAGCGAAGCAACCTACGCCATCAACGTGGTGTGCCAGCGCGAACAGCAGGCCGAGGTGCTGGACCGTCTGCTGCTGTTGCTGGAACAGGCCCAGTACCCGGTGCGTGCGGTGGACCAGCGCCCGTTCGGCGAGCGCGACGTGGAGATCGAAGCGGTGCTGTACGCCACTACCGTCGATGGCACCGAACTGGACGCCGTGCTGGCCGAGCTGGCGGCGCAACCGGGCATGTTGCAGGGGTTCTGGAATGCCACTCTGGAAGAATGA
- a CDS encoding TraX family protein, whose protein sequence is MQDATAAPTADPYVLPSGAREALKWLALLLMTGDHVAKVVHGGYVPVVSELGRIAFPLFAAVMACNLAQPGADLGKSIRRLALWGVLAQPVHAWAFGGWLPVNILLTFALAALAIQALARNRPWWLLLAAGVLPFFVDYRWAGVGLVLLCWIAFRHRVWWLPLPALAALCWFNGNAWALLAVPVLWLMARWPWAIARTRWWFYVYYVGHLAVLAAYAQLLR, encoded by the coding sequence ATGCAGGATGCAACCGCAGCCCCGACCGCCGATCCCTACGTGCTGCCCAGCGGGGCGCGCGAGGCGTTGAAGTGGCTGGCGCTGCTGTTGATGACCGGCGACCACGTGGCCAAGGTGGTCCATGGTGGCTACGTGCCGGTGGTGAGCGAGCTGGGGCGTATCGCATTCCCGCTGTTTGCGGCGGTGATGGCCTGCAACCTGGCCCAGCCCGGCGCAGACCTGGGCAAGTCGATCCGCCGCCTGGCCCTGTGGGGCGTGCTGGCGCAGCCGGTGCATGCCTGGGCGTTCGGCGGCTGGCTGCCGGTGAACATCCTGCTGACCTTTGCCCTGGCGGCCCTGGCCATTCAGGCGCTTGCACGGAATCGACCGTGGTGGCTGTTGCTGGCCGCCGGTGTGTTGCCGTTCTTCGTGGATTACCGCTGGGCCGGCGTGGGGCTGGTGCTGCTGTGCTGGATCGCGTTCCGCCACCGGGTGTGGTGGCTGCCGCTGCCGGCGCTGGCCGCGCTGTGCTGGTTCAACGGCAACGCGTGGGCGCTGCTGGCGGTGCCGGTGCTGTGGCTGATGGCGCGCTGGCCTTGGGCCATTGCGCGCACGCGCTGGTGGTTCTACGTGTACTACGTGGGACATCTGGCGGTGTTGGCGGCATACGCACAGCTGCTGCGCTGA
- a CDS encoding radical SAM protein, giving the protein MIVLWRLTTLCNLACGFCAYDRRVRQPRVHMPAAEVERVADLFVRYQQGSDQPVLLSWLGGEPLLWPGLLPLSQQLRRQGLRISMTSNGTRAWQPGAAQALAEAFDEITFSIDAPGPVHDALRGWPGGARRLEQAIRALAGLRASGNQNRPRLRANVVLMHPTLEHFSDLCLQLADWGVDEITFNQLGGRDRPLFHRQHALTAADVAQLRHALPALAVQLAERGVQLHAQPAYLDRFHASAIGAALPVLDCEARRPTLFIDEHGRIGACSFTVDTHAIDSRDLRQPDDLDTLRERLRQQRLQTPAAVCGDCPSTLVFAKFGT; this is encoded by the coding sequence GTGATCGTGCTGTGGCGGCTGACCACGCTGTGCAACCTGGCCTGTGGGTTCTGTGCCTACGACCGCCGCGTCCGCCAGCCCCGCGTGCACATGCCGGCCGCAGAGGTGGAGCGTGTCGCGGACCTGTTCGTGCGCTACCAGCAGGGCAGCGACCAGCCGGTACTGCTGAGCTGGCTGGGTGGCGAGCCGCTGCTCTGGCCCGGCCTGCTGCCGCTGTCGCAGCAACTACGTCGACAGGGCCTGCGGATCAGCATGACCAGTAACGGCACCCGCGCCTGGCAACCAGGTGCTGCGCAGGCGTTGGCCGAGGCCTTCGACGAGATCACCTTCAGCATCGATGCCCCGGGCCCCGTGCACGATGCGCTGCGCGGCTGGCCCGGCGGTGCGCGCAGGCTGGAACAGGCGATCCGCGCCCTTGCTGGCCTACGCGCCAGCGGCAACCAGAACCGCCCGCGCCTGCGTGCCAACGTGGTGCTCATGCACCCCACCCTCGAACACTTCTCCGATCTGTGCCTGCAGTTGGCCGACTGGGGCGTGGATGAGATCACCTTCAACCAGCTGGGTGGCCGCGACCGCCCGCTGTTTCACCGCCAGCACGCACTGACGGCCGCCGATGTGGCACAGCTGCGTCATGCCCTGCCCGCGCTGGCCGTTCAACTGGCCGAGCGCGGCGTGCAGCTGCATGCCCAGCCGGCCTACCTGGACCGCTTCCATGCCAGCGCCATCGGCGCCGCGCTGCCGGTGCTCGATTGCGAGGCCCGCCGCCCGACCCTGTTCATCGACGAACACGGCCGCATCGGCGCCTGCAGTTTCACCGTCGACACCCACGCCATCGACAGCCGCGACCTGCGCCAGCCCGACGACCTCGATACGCTGCGCGAGCGGCTGCGGCAACAGCGCCTGCAGACGCCGGCCGCGGTCTGCGGTGATTGTCCTTCCACCCTGGTGTTTGCAAAATTCGGAACATGA
- a CDS encoding AMP-binding protein, whose protein sequence is MNTEPTEADRYPTLSDDGRAMLRLMREHPAAPLFRNASGNRLLADEVAALRVYERDIAQARFDWQPGSPPPWLDAFVADTFAQVPHYRALGRPPAFQDIHSVHRGDLAADVARFVPDPVPLQRMINFRTTGTTGHPLVLPSHPVVAARYLAYHKRALHRFGITLQHGAGQMGVMLLGMQQRCFTYVSVTPSMGESGLAKINLHPDDWRHPDDRARYIDQMQPEVIAGDPISFAALLQLPVQHRPRALLSVSMALSHGLRTQLAERFACPVLDLYSMNEAGPLAVFDAEAGGHVLLQPGMYVEILDADGTALPAGQTGEITLSGGFNFCLPLLRYRTGDRGALAMAGDTPMIVGLQGRRPLRYRTAQGQWINNIDLTHALAPLPLSRFVVHQHADGSVQLSLPSGELQHADDAARRLAAALVGQPVQVVPLQHEDKVLQYSSDLAGSHAQ, encoded by the coding sequence ATGAACACCGAACCGACCGAGGCCGATCGCTACCCCACCCTGAGCGATGACGGCCGCGCGATGCTGCGGCTCATGCGCGAGCACCCGGCCGCGCCGCTGTTCCGCAACGCCAGCGGCAACCGTCTGTTGGCCGATGAAGTGGCCGCGCTGCGCGTCTACGAACGCGACATCGCCCAGGCGCGGTTCGACTGGCAGCCCGGCAGTCCGCCGCCGTGGCTGGACGCGTTCGTGGCAGACACCTTCGCCCAGGTGCCGCACTACCGGGCACTGGGTCGCCCGCCAGCGTTCCAGGACATCCACAGCGTGCACCGCGGCGACCTGGCCGCCGACGTGGCCCGCTTCGTGCCCGACCCGGTGCCGCTGCAGCGGATGATCAACTTCCGCACCACCGGCACCACCGGCCATCCGCTGGTGCTGCCCTCGCACCCGGTGGTGGCCGCGCGCTATCTGGCCTACCACAAGCGCGCGCTGCACCGCTTCGGCATCACCCTGCAGCACGGCGCCGGGCAGATGGGGGTGATGCTGCTGGGCATGCAGCAGCGCTGCTTCACCTATGTGTCGGTCACCCCCAGCATGGGCGAATCGGGGTTGGCCAAGATCAACCTGCACCCGGACGACTGGCGCCATCCCGATGATCGCGCGCGCTACATCGACCAGATGCAACCGGAAGTGATCGCCGGCGATCCGATCTCATTTGCCGCGCTGCTGCAGTTGCCGGTGCAGCACCGCCCACGCGCGCTGCTGTCGGTGTCGATGGCCCTGTCACACGGGCTGCGCACGCAGCTGGCCGAGCGCTTCGCTTGCCCCGTGCTGGATCTGTATTCCATGAACGAGGCCGGGCCGCTGGCGGTATTCGATGCCGAGGCCGGCGGCCACGTGCTGCTGCAGCCGGGCATGTACGTGGAAATCCTGGATGCCGACGGCACCGCACTGCCGGCCGGGCAGACCGGCGAGATCACGCTCAGCGGCGGCTTCAACTTCTGCCTGCCACTGCTGCGCTACCGCACCGGTGATCGCGGTGCCCTGGCCATGGCCGGTGACACCCCGATGATCGTCGGGCTGCAGGGGCGCCGCCCCCTGCGCTACCGAACCGCGCAGGGGCAGTGGATCAACAACATCGACCTGACCCATGCGTTGGCGCCATTGCCGCTGTCACGATTCGTCGTGCACCAGCACGCCGATGGCAGCGTGCAGCTGTCGCTGCCATCGGGCGAACTGCAGCATGCCGACGACGCTGCACGGCGGCTGGCCGCGGCGCTGGTCGGCCAGCCCGTGCAGGTCGTTCCGCTGCAGCACGAGGACAAAGTCCTGCAGTACAGCAGCGATCTTGCCGGCAGCCACGCGCAGTAG
- a CDS encoding VWA domain-containing protein — MNPPPLPGSLLAWQQAWPQALAAWSRFTRLQDPRLCDSHVQAAAEGLTGSFAAIRLADQRIVIDLEQIQQLGLQPYAVEILAHEIGHHVLAPATASDHARMLARIRRALPTLEAHAPMVANLYTDLLINDRLQRQNGLHMDAIYQRLAQAATQPASTVWQLYMGIYEELWQQPRGALGGSPDDAAVHADAWLGARVVRVYANDWMAGATRFATLLLPWLLQAQTDARLEALMDTQHAGHGSQPAGLGQLDDDELSPVLHPAHDPLITGQADEAGPAQAPQDTAAATSRGQMREPFEYGQILRAAGLDLDDDQIAIRYYRERALPHLIRYPSAPQPQALEALPEGLEPWEPGDALDAVDWLQSVLQSPHVIPGVTTVQRVYGLAPGHESAAEPIDLDLYVDSSGSMPNPQQHTSYLALAGAIIALSALRAGARVQATLWSGTHQHLHTDGFVRAEDPILHVLTGYFGGATAFPIHRLRDTYAARTPRDRAVHILHISDDGITTLFDQDERGGSGWDIARHALQAARGGGTMALNLYSPLPARLADAAATGWTADLLRARDAGWDIHVVRDMADLLQFARVFAQRHYAPGPAGPRP, encoded by the coding sequence ATGAACCCGCCACCGCTTCCCGGTTCCCTGCTCGCCTGGCAGCAGGCGTGGCCGCAGGCACTGGCCGCCTGGAGCCGGTTCACCCGCCTGCAGGACCCGCGCCTGTGCGACTCACACGTGCAGGCCGCTGCCGAGGGCTTGACCGGCAGCTTCGCCGCCATCCGCCTGGCCGACCAGCGCATCGTGATTGATCTTGAGCAGATTCAGCAGCTCGGCCTGCAGCCCTATGCGGTGGAGATCCTGGCGCACGAGATCGGCCACCACGTGCTGGCCCCGGCCACCGCCAGTGACCATGCGCGCATGCTGGCCCGCATCCGCCGCGCGCTGCCGACGCTGGAAGCACACGCGCCGATGGTGGCCAACCTCTACACCGACCTGCTCATCAACGACCGCCTGCAGCGCCAGAACGGCCTGCACATGGATGCCATCTACCAGCGCCTGGCGCAGGCGGCCACCCAGCCGGCATCCACGGTCTGGCAGCTGTACATGGGCATCTACGAGGAACTGTGGCAGCAGCCGCGTGGCGCACTGGGCGGTTCCCCGGACGATGCGGCCGTGCACGCCGATGCGTGGCTGGGCGCGCGGGTGGTGCGCGTCTACGCCAACGACTGGATGGCCGGTGCCACGCGCTTTGCGACCCTGCTGCTGCCCTGGTTGCTGCAGGCGCAGACCGATGCACGGCTGGAGGCCCTGATGGACACCCAGCACGCCGGCCACGGCAGCCAGCCAGCGGGCCTGGGCCAGTTGGATGACGATGAGCTGTCGCCGGTCCTGCACCCGGCACACGACCCGCTCATCACCGGCCAGGCCGATGAAGCAGGCCCAGCGCAAGCACCGCAGGATACGGCGGCCGCCACCTCGCGCGGGCAGATGCGTGAACCGTTCGAGTATGGGCAGATCCTGCGCGCGGCCGGGCTGGATCTGGATGACGACCAGATCGCCATCCGCTACTACCGCGAACGCGCGCTTCCGCACCTGATCCGCTACCCCAGCGCGCCGCAGCCGCAGGCACTGGAAGCACTGCCCGAAGGCCTGGAACCGTGGGAGCCGGGCGATGCACTGGATGCGGTGGACTGGCTGCAGTCGGTACTGCAATCGCCGCACGTCATCCCCGGGGTCACCACCGTGCAGCGGGTGTACGGGCTCGCGCCCGGCCACGAGTCGGCGGCCGAGCCCATCGATCTGGATCTGTACGTGGACAGCTCGGGCTCGATGCCCAACCCGCAGCAGCACACTTCCTACCTGGCCTTGGCCGGTGCCATCATTGCGTTGTCGGCGCTGCGCGCCGGCGCGCGCGTGCAGGCCACGCTGTGGAGCGGCACTCACCAGCACCTGCATACCGATGGCTTCGTGCGCGCCGAAGACCCCATCCTGCACGTGCTGACCGGGTACTTCGGCGGCGCCACCGCCTTCCCGATCCATCGCCTGCGCGACACCTATGCCGCGCGCACGCCGCGCGACCGCGCCGTGCACATCCTGCATATCTCCGACGACGGCATCACCACCCTGTTCGACCAGGACGAACGTGGCGGCAGCGGCTGGGACATCGCCCGCCATGCGCTGCAGGCCGCGCGCGGTGGCGGCACCATGGCGCTGAACCTGTACAGCCCGCTGCCGGCACGCCTGGCCGATGCCGCGGCCACCGGCTGGACCGCCGACCTGCTGCGCGCGCGCGACGCCGGCTGGGATATCCACGTAGTGCGCGACATGGCGGATCTGCTGCAGTTCGCGCGCGTCTTTGCCCAGCGCCACTACGCGCCGGGCCCGGCCGGTCCACGACCGTGA
- the pip gene encoding prolyl aminopeptidase, producing the protein MRTLYPSIEPYRQHSLAVDALHTLHIEECGNPQGQPVVFLHGGPGAGVSPVHRRFFDPARYRIVLIDQRGCGRSTPFGELRDNTTAHLVADIEQVRAHLGIERWLVFGGSWGSTLALAYAQAHPQRATGVIVRGVYLGRAEENRWFAEADGGARWIFPERWARYEAFIPEDERGDMIAAYWKRLDSPDLSVRIAAAQAWLGWEDSAATLLHDVNAASDEDPQQTLAKARIEAHYFRHNAFLEHGQLLRNLDRIRHLPGVIVQGRYDIICPARSAWDLAQAWPEARLEMVLSGHSATEAATTDALIRATDAALGSHAG; encoded by the coding sequence ATGCGCACCCTGTATCCATCCATCGAACCCTACCGCCAGCACAGCCTGGCCGTGGATGCACTGCACACCCTGCATATCGAGGAATGCGGCAACCCACAGGGCCAGCCCGTGGTGTTCCTGCACGGTGGGCCCGGTGCGGGCGTTTCGCCGGTGCACCGCCGCTTCTTCGACCCAGCCCGCTACCGCATTGTGCTGATCGACCAGCGTGGCTGTGGCCGCTCCACGCCCTTTGGCGAACTGCGCGACAACACCACCGCGCACCTGGTGGCCGACATCGAGCAGGTGCGCGCACACCTGGGCATCGAGCGCTGGCTGGTGTTCGGTGGCTCGTGGGGCTCCACGCTGGCACTGGCCTATGCGCAGGCGCACCCGCAGCGCGCCACCGGGGTGATCGTACGCGGGGTCTATCTGGGCCGTGCGGAAGAAAACCGCTGGTTCGCCGAAGCCGACGGCGGCGCACGCTGGATCTTCCCGGAGCGCTGGGCACGCTACGAGGCCTTCATTCCCGAAGACGAGCGCGGCGACATGATCGCGGCGTACTGGAAGCGCCTGGACAGCCCGGACCTGTCCGTTCGCATTGCCGCCGCGCAGGCCTGGCTGGGCTGGGAAGACAGCGCGGCCACCCTGCTGCACGACGTCAACGCCGCCTCCGATGAAGACCCGCAGCAGACCCTGGCCAAGGCCCGCATCGAAGCGCACTACTTCCGCCACAACGCATTCCTGGAACACGGCCAGCTGCTGCGCAACCTCGACCGCATCCGTCACCTGCCCGGCGTAATCGTGCAGGGCCGCTACGACATCATCTGCCCCGCCCGCAGCGCCTGGGATCTGGCCCAGGCCTGGCCCGAAGCACGGCTGGAAATGGTGCTGTCCGGCCACAGCGCCACCGAAGCGGCCACCACCGATGCACTGATCCGCGCCACCGATGCGGCCCTCGGCAGCCACGCCGGCTGA
- a CDS encoding ATP-binding protein, translating to MPRPPLRRPLAHLALIVAMTAIFLVDTFSDYAVAAACFYAALILAMSRRLLPRPLLGLALACVALTITSFLLTRAGAYRIGLVNTAIGILVIGITTYLSLKMEAAKAAVHDAQTRLLRVARASTVGELTTSIAHEVNQPLAAIASSAEAAQRWLAQQPANVDRAQQALTRILADAHRASDVIARVRGLTRGAAPQREVFDLNQAVQDMLALSQAELERQHITVAALLDPALPTVLADRVQVQQVIGNLLLNAIESMASTPLPERRLSVLTHARDQHVRLSVRDRGAGLPSEDLEQVFDAFWTTKPDGLGLGLSLSRSMLEANGGRIHAERASGGGACFIIELPAIEDAAHDPRRAH from the coding sequence ATGCCCCGCCCCCCGCTCCGCCGCCCGCTGGCCCACCTGGCCCTGATCGTCGCCATGACGGCGATCTTCCTGGTCGACACCTTCAGTGACTATGCCGTCGCCGCCGCCTGCTTCTACGCCGCGCTGATCCTGGCCATGTCGCGGCGGCTGCTGCCCCGCCCGCTGCTGGGCCTGGCCCTGGCCTGCGTCGCCCTGACCATCACCAGCTTCCTGCTCACCCGCGCCGGGGCCTATCGCATCGGCCTGGTGAACACCGCCATCGGCATCCTGGTCATCGGCATCACCACCTACCTGTCGTTGAAGATGGAGGCAGCCAAGGCCGCCGTGCACGACGCGCAGACGCGGCTGCTGCGGGTGGCCCGTGCGTCTACCGTGGGCGAGCTCACCACGTCCATCGCGCACGAGGTGAACCAGCCCCTGGCCGCCATCGCCAGCAGTGCCGAGGCCGCCCAGCGCTGGCTGGCCCAGCAGCCGGCCAACGTGGACCGCGCGCAGCAGGCACTGACGCGGATCCTGGCCGACGCGCACCGTGCCAGTGACGTGATCGCCCGGGTGCGCGGACTGACCCGCGGCGCAGCGCCACAGCGCGAAGTGTTCGACCTGAACCAGGCCGTGCAGGACATGCTTGCCCTGTCGCAGGCCGAACTGGAGCGCCAGCACATCACCGTGGCCGCGCTGCTGGACCCGGCCCTGCCCACGGTGCTGGCCGATCGCGTGCAAGTGCAGCAGGTGATCGGCAACCTGCTGCTGAACGCCATCGAATCCATGGCCAGCACGCCGCTGCCCGAGCGCCGCCTGTCGGTGCTCACCCACGCCCGCGACCAGCACGTGCGCCTTAGCGTGCGCGACCGCGGCGCCGGCCTGCCCAGCGAAGACCTCGAGCAGGTGTTCGACGCCTTCTGGACCACCAAGCCCGACGGCCTGGGGCTGGGCCTCAGCCTGAGCCGCAGCATGCTGGAAGCAAACGGCGGCCGCATCCACGCCGAGCGCGCCAGTGGCGGCGGTGCCTGCTTCATCATCGAACTGCCTGCCATTGAGGACGCCGCACATGACCCGCGCCGCGCACACTGA
- a CDS encoding response regulator produces the protein MTRAAHTEPDAVVYVVDDDASVRAALEDLLASMGLQVRSFASTQAFLDAARDDAPACLVLDVRMPGQSGLDFHRQMAGHGLYLPVVFITGHGDIAMGVNAIKDGALEFLTKPFRDQQLLDAIQKGIAQDRQRRSEHNETAALQARWATLSAGEREVAQGVVAGRLNKQIAADLGVSEITVKVRRGQLMRKLGARTLIDLVRLYDRVQPEHP, from the coding sequence ATGACCCGCGCCGCGCACACTGAACCCGATGCCGTGGTCTACGTCGTGGATGACGACGCTTCGGTGCGTGCGGCATTGGAGGATCTGCTGGCCTCGATGGGGCTGCAGGTGCGCAGCTTTGCTTCAACCCAGGCGTTCCTGGACGCGGCGCGCGACGATGCGCCGGCGTGCCTGGTGCTGGACGTGCGCATGCCCGGCCAGAGCGGCCTGGACTTCCACCGGCAGATGGCTGGCCACGGGCTGTACCTGCCGGTGGTGTTCATCACCGGCCACGGCGATATCGCCATGGGCGTGAATGCCATCAAGGATGGCGCGCTGGAATTCCTGACCAAGCCGTTCCGCGACCAGCAGTTGCTGGACGCCATCCAGAAAGGCATCGCACAGGACCGGCAGCGCCGCAGCGAGCACAACGAAACGGCCGCCCTGCAGGCACGCTGGGCCACCCTCAGCGCCGGCGAGCGCGAGGTCGCCCAGGGCGTGGTTGCCGGCCGCTTGAACAAGCAGATTGCCGCCGATCTGGGCGTCAGCGAAATCACGGTGAAGGTCCGGCGCGGCCAACTGATGCGCAAGCTGGGCGCACGCACCCTGATCGACCTGGTCCGCCTCTACGACCGCGTGCAGCCCGAACACCCGTAG